Proteins from one Chitinophaga oryzae genomic window:
- a CDS encoding FecR family protein: MEQHERLWELMAKRTAGALSPAEEVELEVLLEASPEVARQQALLDKIFLQSTGKPTPERKEMLLDRIMGDIAAGGSQEALPEVTEDSLPVRRGRWRVMAAASLVLLLGAAMALYLRSSTATNAVVWSTVQTRPGSKTRITLPDGTLVMLNAGSTLSYPSNFAKSGRVVKLTGEGYFDVTRMPNDPFVIHTHTVDIKVLGTTFNVRAYADESHTETALISGAVEVTVKDGGKQHITLSPKQKLLVANAIADTVKPATVARPDDLKSLIVLESIEKERGGAEIAETAWVENRFVYRNETFLQLIKRMERWYGITIECHNQSLLQTSFTGNVQGESLDQLLGMLKQTKQFEYNITAGKVFIH; this comes from the coding sequence ATGGAACAACACGAAAGGCTTTGGGAACTGATGGCCAAACGGACGGCAGGCGCCCTGTCGCCGGCTGAGGAGGTGGAGCTGGAAGTCCTGCTGGAAGCCTCCCCGGAGGTAGCCCGGCAACAGGCGTTGTTGGACAAGATATTCCTGCAAAGCACCGGCAAGCCCACGCCGGAACGGAAAGAAATGCTGTTGGACCGCATCATGGGGGATATCGCCGCCGGCGGAAGCCAGGAAGCGCTGCCGGAAGTGACGGAAGACAGTCTGCCGGTACGCCGGGGCCGCTGGCGGGTCATGGCCGCCGCATCGCTGGTGTTGCTGCTGGGCGCCGCCATGGCGTTATACCTGCGTAGCAGCACCGCTACCAACGCCGTGGTATGGAGTACGGTACAGACACGGCCCGGTTCCAAAACCCGCATCACCCTCCCGGATGGTACCCTGGTGATGCTCAATGCCGGCAGCACGCTATCTTATCCCAGCAATTTTGCCAAGTCGGGCAGGGTGGTGAAACTGACGGGAGAAGGGTATTTTGATGTGACCAGGATGCCCAACGATCCTTTTGTGATCCACACCCATACGGTAGATATAAAGGTGCTGGGCACCACCTTCAACGTGCGGGCTTATGCGGATGAATCACATACTGAAACAGCACTGATCAGCGGCGCGGTGGAGGTGACCGTGAAAGACGGCGGCAAACAGCATATCACTCTGAGCCCTAAACAGAAACTACTGGTGGCCAACGCTATCGCCGATACGGTGAAGCCGGCAACGGTAGCCCGTCCGGACGACCTGAAGTCGCTGATCGTGCTGGAAAGCATTGAAAAAGAACGTGGCGGTGCCGAGATAGCAGAAACAGCCTGGGTGGAAAACAGGTTTGTATACCGCAACGAAACTTTTTTACAACTGATAAAAAGAATGGAAAGATGGTATGGGATTACCATCGAATGTCATAATCAATCTTTATTACAGACCTCTTTTACCGGTAATGTACAGGGGGAATCGCTGGACCAGCTGCTAGGCATGTTAAAACAGACCAAACAATTCGAATATAACATCACCGCAGGAAAAGTCTTTATTCATTAA
- a CDS encoding RNA polymerase sigma factor, protein MQDLLDKIYRDNDQLAFRQLFLQYSDRLIVFAASLLPSREEAEEAVSDVFVKIWQNRAGLATVRNLNTYLYTAVRNTACNYRIRAGRMPEMLTGEHIQVTVNAMAASPEDMLISKENLRKIESAINLLPARCKLIFRLVKEDGLKYREVAEILEVSINTVNTQMAIALKKLGEVIDIRQHFGWME, encoded by the coding sequence ATGCAGGATCTGTTAGACAAAATATACAGGGACAATGATCAACTTGCTTTTCGCCAGCTGTTTTTGCAGTATAGCGACCGGCTGATCGTGTTTGCCGCATCGCTGTTACCTTCCCGGGAAGAAGCAGAAGAAGCGGTGTCCGATGTTTTTGTGAAGATATGGCAGAACCGCGCCGGCCTTGCCACAGTGCGTAACCTCAACACTTATCTCTACACGGCTGTCCGTAACACTGCCTGTAATTACCGCATCCGCGCCGGCAGAATGCCGGAGATGCTCACAGGCGAGCATATACAGGTAACTGTCAACGCCATGGCTGCCTCCCCGGAAGATATGCTGATCAGCAAGGAGAACCTGCGGAAGATAGAATCAGCCATCAACCTGCTGCCCGCCCGCTGTAAACTTATATTTCGCCTGGTAAAAGAAGACGGTCTCAAATACAGGGAGGTGGCTGAGATCCTCGAAGTATCCATTAATACCGTGAACACCCAAATGGCGATCGCCCTGAAAAAGCTCGGCGAGGTGATCGATATCCGTCAGCATTTCGGCTGGATGGAATAA
- a CDS encoding isoaspartyl peptidase/L-asparaginase family protein, translating into MKRSFCYLLLSCCLMMTWNTVSAQKKAGQYVLVIHGGAGTILKKNMSPAMEEAYKASLKRALEKGYGVLQSGGSSLDAVEATVRVLEDDSLFNAGKGAVFTHEGRNELDAAIMSGKTGAAGAVAGITVVKNPISAARAVMEKSEHVMMIGPGAEKFAKEAGLEIVDPSYFRTESRWKGLQKAIQEDSLATARSNAYTNPAKLGIINKDNKFGTVGAVALDKQGNLAAATSTGGMTNKKYGRVGDSPIIGAGTYANNNTVAVSCTGWGEYYIRNVVAYDLSALMEYKGLSVQDAGKTVIKKVGDMGGDGGLIALDKNGHMAMPFNTEGMYRGAVTQDGKIEIYIYK; encoded by the coding sequence ATGAAAAGAAGTTTTTGCTATTTGTTACTGTCCTGCTGCCTGATGATGACCTGGAATACCGTATCAGCGCAGAAAAAAGCCGGTCAGTATGTACTGGTGATACATGGAGGTGCGGGCACGATCCTGAAAAAGAATATGTCGCCTGCCATGGAGGAAGCTTATAAGGCGTCCCTGAAGCGTGCGCTGGAAAAGGGCTATGGCGTACTGCAATCCGGCGGCAGCAGTCTCGATGCCGTGGAAGCCACTGTGCGCGTGCTGGAAGACGACTCTCTTTTTAACGCCGGTAAAGGCGCGGTGTTTACCCATGAAGGCCGCAACGAGCTGGATGCCGCGATTATGAGCGGTAAAACGGGAGCGGCCGGCGCCGTAGCGGGCATAACGGTAGTGAAAAACCCGATCAGCGCCGCCCGTGCCGTGATGGAGAAATCCGAGCATGTGATGATGATAGGCCCGGGCGCGGAGAAATTCGCCAAAGAAGCCGGACTGGAAATCGTGGACCCTTCTTATTTCCGGACCGAGTCCCGCTGGAAAGGCCTGCAGAAAGCAATACAGGAAGACTCGCTGGCGACTGCGCGGTCCAACGCCTATACGAATCCCGCGAAGCTCGGCATTATCAACAAGGACAATAAATTCGGCACCGTAGGGGCGGTAGCGCTGGACAAGCAGGGCAACCTGGCGGCTGCCACCTCTACCGGCGGTATGACCAACAAAAAGTACGGCCGTGTGGGAGACTCCCCGATTATCGGCGCCGGCACCTATGCCAATAATAACACTGTGGCAGTGTCCTGCACCGGCTGGGGGGAGTATTATATCCGTAACGTGGTAGCTTACGACCTGTCCGCCCTGATGGAATACAAAGGGTTGTCTGTACAGGATGCCGGCAAAACGGTGATCAAAAAAGTAGGCGATATGGGTGGCGATGGCGGTCTGATTGCGCTGGACAAAAACGGCCATATGGCCATGCCTTTTAACACAGAAGGGATGTACCGCGGCGCTGTTACCCAGGATGGCAAAATTGAAATTTATATCTATAAATAG
- a CDS encoding cyanophycinase: MNGVRILGLIGIIAPYFSSCGDAANASENISGRPASIGIVGDTADVVKPVTGGVALIGGGGNVDGAFKWMIARSGGGDVVVLTASNNGGYNVDIDSLGEVNSVETLNITSRELADNDTVAQIIRNAEMLFIAGGDQSRYMNNWRGTKTAAAINYLLTEKKAPVGGTSAGCAVLSGLYYSGEGGSAVSDSVLANPYDTLVKVYNNDFLQAPYLSRVISDQHYMKRGRQGRHVTFMSRIITDYGIFPVGIAPDEKTAVCIDENGIAKVFGVSKAYFILTDSLKKPELCVKGQPLQWNCNGEALKVYEIPASATGNGSFRVSDFDTAAASGGTWYWWWVDNGVLKTKQVP, from the coding sequence ATGAATGGGGTAAGAATATTGGGCTTAATAGGCATCATAGCGCCGTATTTCAGCAGTTGCGGGGATGCGGCAAATGCTTCGGAAAACATTTCCGGCCGTCCGGCTTCCATTGGTATTGTCGGTGATACGGCCGATGTGGTGAAGCCCGTAACAGGAGGCGTAGCGCTGATAGGTGGCGGTGGTAATGTAGACGGCGCTTTTAAGTGGATGATAGCCCGCAGCGGCGGTGGCGACGTAGTGGTGCTCACAGCTTCCAACAACGGAGGTTACAATGTGGATATCGATTCCCTGGGAGAGGTGAACTCCGTGGAGACGCTGAACATCACCAGCCGGGAACTGGCGGACAACGATACTGTGGCGCAAATCATCCGTAATGCTGAAATGCTGTTTATCGCCGGCGGGGACCAGTCCCGGTATATGAACAACTGGCGGGGCACCAAAACGGCCGCCGCGATCAATTACCTGCTGACGGAGAAGAAGGCGCCGGTGGGAGGCACCAGTGCTGGCTGCGCCGTCCTTAGCGGCTTGTACTACAGCGGGGAAGGCGGTAGCGCCGTGTCTGACAGCGTGCTGGCCAATCCCTATGACACACTGGTGAAAGTATATAACAATGATTTCCTGCAGGCGCCGTACCTGTCCAGGGTGATCAGCGACCAGCATTATATGAAGCGCGGACGCCAGGGCCGGCATGTGACTTTTATGAGCCGCATTATCACCGACTACGGCATTTTCCCCGTGGGCATCGCCCCTGATGAGAAGACCGCCGTGTGTATCGATGAAAACGGCATCGCCAAAGTTTTTGGTGTCAGCAAAGCTTATTTTATCTTAACAGATAGTCTCAAAAAACCTGAACTTTGTGTGAAAGGGCAGCCGCTGCAATGGAACTGTAACGGGGAAGCGCTCAAAGTATACGAAATACCCGCTTCCGCTACCGGCAATGGCAGCTTCCGGGTATCGGACTTCGATACGGCGGCGGCCAGCGGCGGCACCTGGTACTGGTGGTGGGTAGACAACGGTGTATTGAAGACGAAGCAGGTCCCGTGA
- a CDS encoding RagB/SusD family nutrient uptake outer membrane protein encodes MIRYIQHTVKYLALMLPVCLLSCNKQLDLSPTDNIIDPGRTFRNVADLNGGLLGAYTRLTYNTIYNVSLVTDECMLPSENGTGGGVASYRWQIDPSNGTITSSFNEYYITIDRANRVLAALPQVPAKGDEIAQRDQYHGELLALRAYCHFQLLQSYAQDYTPNALGVPYMDISKISSPARNTFAEVTTRIEDDLKAAKKLIPASFDDNTHITLAAVAAIQARVALYGKKWTDAVTYATEAIQAMPLAARNKFPAIWKDTDESEVIWKLKQMAGTNDDLIGGVYFKKRVALYVPSFELIKLFDKVNDIRYPAYIEFDDSRGAGKSAYLVNKYAGSDGNPGLADLKLFRTGEMYLVRAEAAAELGQLANAAADLNNLRAARIEGYTPQPFADKDALITAIYTERFKELAFEGHRLFDLRRRSLPVTREPEDAVNALGAVLLKPGQRGYVFPIPDAETKANKNMEQNKPY; translated from the coding sequence ATGATCCGTTATATTCAACATACCGTTAAATACCTGGCGCTGATGCTGCCGGTATGCCTGCTTTCGTGCAACAAACAACTGGACCTGTCGCCTACCGACAATATCATTGACCCCGGAAGAACGTTCCGCAATGTGGCCGACCTGAACGGCGGCTTGCTGGGCGCTTATACCCGGTTGACCTACAATACCATCTACAACGTGTCGCTGGTCACCGACGAGTGTATGCTGCCCAGTGAAAACGGTACCGGCGGCGGTGTTGCGTCTTACCGCTGGCAGATAGACCCCAGCAATGGCACCATCACATCTTCTTTCAACGAATACTATATCACTATCGACCGTGCCAACCGTGTGCTGGCGGCCCTGCCGCAGGTACCGGCCAAAGGTGATGAGATAGCGCAGCGCGACCAGTACCACGGTGAGCTGCTGGCGCTGAGGGCTTATTGCCATTTCCAGCTCCTGCAGAGCTACGCACAGGACTATACGCCCAATGCGCTGGGCGTGCCCTATATGGATATTTCCAAAATCAGTTCACCTGCCCGGAATACCTTTGCGGAAGTAACAACACGTATCGAAGATGATCTCAAAGCAGCGAAGAAGCTGATCCCTGCTTCATTTGACGATAATACGCATATCACCCTCGCTGCCGTTGCTGCTATCCAGGCACGGGTAGCCCTGTACGGAAAAAAATGGACCGATGCGGTGACCTATGCCACAGAGGCTATCCAGGCGATGCCGCTGGCGGCGCGGAACAAGTTTCCCGCCATCTGGAAAGACACGGATGAATCTGAAGTGATCTGGAAACTGAAGCAGATGGCCGGTACCAACGACGATCTGATTGGCGGTGTTTATTTCAAAAAGCGTGTAGCCTTGTACGTGCCCTCTTTTGAGCTGATCAAACTGTTTGATAAAGTGAACGATATACGTTACCCTGCGTACATTGAGTTTGATGACAGCCGTGGCGCCGGTAAATCCGCTTACCTGGTGAACAAGTATGCCGGCAGCGACGGTAACCCCGGCCTGGCGGACCTGAAGCTGTTCCGTACCGGTGAGATGTACCTGGTCCGTGCAGAGGCAGCCGCCGAACTGGGACAGCTGGCCAATGCCGCCGCTGACCTGAACAACCTGCGCGCCGCCCGTATCGAAGGATACACGCCGCAGCCGTTCGCCGATAAAGACGCGCTGATCACCGCCATATACACCGAACGTTTTAAAGAACTGGCTTTTGAAGGCCATCGTTTGTTTGACCTGCGCCGGCGTTCCCTGCCGGTAACCCGTGAACCGGAAGATGCCGTCAATGCGCTGGGCGCCGTGCTGCTGAAGCCCGGTCAGCGCGGTTATGTGTTTCCCATACCGGACGCCGAAACCAAAGCCAATAAAAACATGGAGCAGAATAAACCTTATTAA
- a CDS encoding TonB-dependent receptor: MVKLVFLKWKGKAVPAGKLLLTMKLTILLFLTCLQVQAVCLAQETITLQVRETSIKQFLKTLEHQTSYRFVFHDKTLPENSKVSVSAKGATLDAVLTQALAGTNLAWSQREDGLVVLYAADATHRPAADITIRGKVRGIDNLPLPGVTVRAVGSNAGALTAADGSYTLTAPDQVRVLQFSLVGYTTRQVDINGRREINITLEEDVKTLNAVTVTGYTNYARDKSTASAGIVGSDKITQVPMASFEQILQGRVPGMVISAGSGQPGAAATVTVRGVGTINGSSSVLYVMDGIPIEAGQFQGINPEDIASVTVLKDASAKALYGSRGSNGVIVITTKKGQAGKLSFSYKSQYGFSNMTTPKFKMMNSVEHLQYEEEIGLETGSNVGPGWEFSPKNPDYATKTPEEKRLADHILDSLRNTNTDWRKIFLRTGKFQEHQLSASGGNDNIRFYSSVNYFDQQGIALGTGLKRYSLKNNVDFSAGRLTGNVNVGLAYSESSYLPVEASSSGTNPLAAVYYALPYEYPYLPDGTLVTNWNDDVYPVYDLREGSNALEALLNTSTKDNQLKSIIGTSLNFTIAKGLVAKTRLGLDFRETTTEKWVNPDSYSGYKVDNGEKGSFGEGSTRNFTLVTTSGLTYTKNIADRHDFEVSGYFEFTKNNYRAFNYTGFDLDGRLPATPAAITPGSPFGPVVGGSRTRSALASYIAVGRYTFDEKYTLNASFRYDGASTVPPSNRWHGFYSLGIGWEVKKENFLKDVSFVDNLRFRASYGTSANPFSTLGPFAYFRTYGTDQYAGRPAIVPSQPGNPGYDWEYAKELNIGFDLGIWNNRIRVVTDVYNKITNNLFIEQPLSITSGFSSMFLNSGAMRNRGIEMDVQADIIRGKDFTWNVGFNFAYNKNVITDLGGASEFTQGDSKIVRVGLPYGSHYAPKWAGVDPQTGDPLYYDRTGKTTSDYNETALSVAEFGTYIPPFTGGFNTGITYKGIYLNALFTFADKTMRYLNEDYYNENPAFASSNQSVRMLYNRWKKPGDNAILPRFDAKRGYSSRDIQDASYLRLRNVSIGYNFPKALLSHLKFIQGVQVFAQGQNLLTFTKWKSFDPENNNGEGRFDYPAARTYTFGLNVNF; this comes from the coding sequence ATGGTAAAACTTGTATTCCTGAAATGGAAAGGGAAGGCTGTTCCCGCCGGCAAACTGCTGCTCACTATGAAATTGACCATCTTACTTTTTTTAACCTGTCTGCAGGTGCAGGCGGTATGCCTGGCACAGGAAACGATCACCCTGCAGGTGAGGGAAACCAGTATCAAACAGTTCCTGAAGACACTGGAACATCAGACTTCCTACCGGTTTGTTTTTCATGACAAAACACTGCCTGAAAACAGCAAAGTGTCTGTTTCCGCCAAAGGCGCCACGCTGGATGCCGTGCTGACACAGGCGCTGGCTGGCACCAACCTGGCCTGGTCCCAACGGGAAGACGGGCTGGTAGTACTCTACGCCGCAGATGCCACCCACCGGCCGGCCGCAGACATTACCATCCGCGGAAAGGTGAGGGGGATCGACAACCTTCCCCTGCCGGGCGTTACGGTGAGGGCCGTAGGCTCCAACGCCGGCGCGCTTACCGCTGCCGACGGCAGTTACACGCTTACCGCTCCCGACCAGGTGCGCGTGTTGCAGTTCTCCCTCGTAGGCTATACCACCCGCCAGGTGGATATCAACGGCCGCCGCGAAATCAACATCACCCTCGAAGAAGATGTGAAAACACTGAACGCGGTAACGGTTACCGGTTATACGAATTATGCCCGCGATAAATCCACCGCCTCCGCAGGCATCGTGGGCAGCGATAAGATCACACAGGTGCCTATGGCCAGCTTTGAACAGATATTACAGGGCCGCGTACCAGGTATGGTGATATCCGCAGGCTCCGGTCAGCCGGGAGCGGCGGCCACCGTCACTGTCCGCGGCGTGGGCACCATCAACGGCAGCTCCTCCGTGCTCTACGTTATGGACGGTATCCCCATCGAAGCGGGACAGTTTCAGGGCATCAACCCCGAAGACATTGCTTCCGTGACCGTGCTTAAAGACGCCTCCGCAAAAGCGCTGTACGGCTCCCGTGGCTCCAACGGCGTGATCGTGATCACCACCAAAAAAGGACAGGCAGGCAAACTGTCGTTTTCCTATAAATCACAGTACGGCTTCTCCAATATGACCACCCCGAAGTTCAAAATGATGAACTCCGTGGAACACCTGCAGTATGAAGAAGAGATAGGGCTGGAAACCGGTTCCAACGTAGGCCCCGGCTGGGAGTTCTCTCCCAAAAATCCGGACTACGCCACTAAAACCCCCGAAGAGAAAAGACTGGCCGATCACATCCTCGACAGCCTGCGTAATACCAACACCGACTGGCGTAAAATATTCCTGCGTACCGGTAAGTTCCAGGAACATCAGCTGAGCGCCAGCGGCGGCAATGACAATATCCGCTTCTACAGCTCGGTGAACTATTTCGATCAGCAGGGGATCGCGTTGGGCACCGGCCTGAAACGTTACAGCCTGAAGAACAATGTGGACTTCAGCGCAGGCCGGTTGACCGGTAACGTGAACGTCGGCCTCGCCTATTCCGAATCTTCCTATCTGCCGGTAGAAGCTTCCAGCAGCGGCACTAACCCGCTGGCAGCCGTATATTACGCACTGCCCTACGAATATCCGTACCTGCCCGACGGCACGCTGGTCACCAACTGGAACGACGATGTATATCCCGTTTATGACCTGCGCGAAGGCAGTAACGCCCTGGAAGCACTACTCAATACCAGCACGAAAGACAACCAGCTGAAAAGTATCATCGGTACCTCGCTGAACTTTACCATCGCCAAAGGGCTGGTGGCGAAAACCAGGCTGGGGCTCGATTTCCGGGAGACTACCACAGAAAAGTGGGTGAACCCCGATTCCTATTCCGGCTACAAAGTAGATAACGGAGAGAAAGGCAGCTTCGGCGAAGGCTCCACGCGCAACTTTACGCTGGTGACCACTTCCGGCCTGACATACACTAAAAACATCGCTGACCGCCACGACTTCGAAGTGTCCGGTTATTTTGAATTCACCAAAAACAACTACCGCGCTTTCAACTATACCGGTTTTGACCTGGACGGCCGCCTGCCGGCAACACCGGCGGCCATTACGCCCGGATCGCCCTTTGGGCCGGTGGTGGGCGGCAGCCGCACCCGCAGTGCGCTGGCTTCCTACATCGCCGTAGGCCGTTATACTTTCGACGAGAAATATACCCTTAACGCCTCCTTCCGCTATGATGGTGCGTCTACCGTGCCGCCCTCCAACCGGTGGCACGGTTTCTATTCCCTCGGTATCGGGTGGGAAGTGAAAAAAGAGAACTTCCTCAAAGACGTGAGCTTTGTGGATAACCTGCGCTTCCGCGCCAGCTACGGTACTTCCGCCAACCCGTTTTCCACGCTCGGGCCCTTCGCCTATTTCCGTACCTATGGTACTGACCAGTATGCAGGCCGTCCGGCAATTGTGCCCTCACAACCCGGTAACCCCGGTTATGACTGGGAATACGCCAAAGAGCTGAACATCGGTTTCGACCTGGGCATCTGGAACAACCGTATCCGCGTGGTGACTGACGTGTACAATAAAATCACCAACAACCTGTTCATCGAACAACCACTGTCCATCACTTCCGGCTTCAGCAGCATGTTCCTCAACTCCGGCGCCATGCGCAACCGCGGCATCGAAATGGACGTGCAGGCAGATATCATCCGCGGGAAAGACTTCACCTGGAACGTAGGCTTCAATTTCGCTTACAATAAAAACGTGATCACCGACCTGGGCGGCGCCAGCGAGTTCACGCAGGGCGATTCAAAAATTGTACGCGTAGGCCTGCCTTACGGCTCCCACTACGCGCCAAAATGGGCCGGCGTAGATCCGCAGACCGGCGACCCGCTGTATTATGACCGTACCGGCAAGACCACCAGCGATTATAATGAAACAGCCCTGAGCGTCGCTGAATTCGGCACCTATATCCCGCCTTTCACCGGTGGTTTTAATACCGGCATCACCTATAAAGGGATTTACCTGAATGCGCTGTTCACCTTTGCAGATAAAACCATGCGTTATCTCAACGAAGATTATTACAACGAGAACCCGGCATTTGCCAGCAGCAACCAGTCCGTACGCATGTTGTACAACCGCTGGAAGAAACCCGGCGACAACGCCATCCTGCCACGGTTCGACGCCAAGCGCGGTTACTCTTCCCGCGACATTCAGGACGCCTCCTATCTCCGCCTGAGAAATGTGAGCATCGGGTACAATTTCCCGAAAGCGTTGTTGTCGCATCTGAAATTCATCCAGGGCGTACAGGTGTTTGCACAGGGGCAGAACCTCCTCACCTTCACCAAATGGAAAAGCTTCGATCCGGAAAACAACAACGGCGAAGGACGTTTCGACTACCCCGCCGCACGGACTTACACCTTTGGCCTGAATGTTAACTTTTAA